The nucleotide sequence TATGCATATCGGTGATGGAGTTCATGAATTCTGTTAAAActcagattttattttattttatagagaaAATTATATCAATTTATTCCTTCCACATTTTCCAGTAAAAACAAATAGTATCAGAAAATACCAATAAGGGCGAAAGTGCCCTTATAGAAATATGATATAGATATGGGGCGAAAAATCGACGAATTGCGTGGCAGCCACTTACTTTTAAGGAGGTGCAGAACCAAGAATTTGTGTACTCGATGTTGGTGGTAAATACGAAAATGCACAACTTGAGTGCACGGTACCTCCAAAGGCAATTTACTTCTACTAACTTTTAGTTTTTGCTTCCATTATGCAAATTTAACTTGTTATTACTTAACGTTCGTTAATTTTATTGTGACTTATGTATAACAAGTTCGCatataagtagattatctactttttcgagcTTAACTCCTAATCCGTGATTCGGAAGCTAGATTaacaatacaaaatttctattCCGAAATTCGACATTACAAAATAATCTTAGACTATAACCATGCAGCTTcccatacaaccctgtgttttcgataattattattacaaatgtaaggagaaacgtcattgtaaaaatagatattaattctGCATTCGCATGTGTCCATAGACGCTTGAGCctgttattacttattataaaatgtaatatagaatttcccatgcgctgcaaatattttttgcaaactcAGTAAACGTCGGTTACAGATTTCCTTCAACTGTCTATTAGTGGCAGCAACTTGCATAATTAAATTAACTGTTCCTTCTCTTtgccttttcttcatatcgttaataatattgtaattaaataaaacaaaaccagtgaaatattccaccaaactaATTTCTgtaaagaaaaacctttcaaaacagtctttttagctgattgtcaattttgcagctaatctgccatatgtgaacggttatataattttttgtgtatttattgcTTACCActgtatatgtgaacgtactttactCTTTTATTTCGGTTAGGCAGCTAATTTCCGATTCAAATTGGGGAAACAGGAACAACCATTTGTTCGTAATTCGCAAGATAATTGAGACTAAATTAACTACAAAGGAGGTAATTCGCTTTCAATTCAAAGGGTAATTGGAAAGTGAATTTCGAATGAGAGAGCGAATTACATGCCTTGGGAATATAGCATTAGCAACGAGAAACTGAGAAACCACTGAAGTTTTCCACcattccgcaccattttgttgccatatcCTTGCTATCAACTTTTTTAAAGGTCATTAACAGCATGACTATGCcaagtctgtgcggtttagaaACATTATTAGGTTTctaacgtctaagccagacagttgttcgagactctctgGTTTGCCCAGAgttgacattctctccttccagaaggcagggcattcacagaggaaatgtaAAATCGCGTTCTTTTTCTCAGGTTGCTTACAACTGTGACCCGTACTCCAATATTTGATCTCCAGCGAAGTTTGGAGTTCAGAATTACCTCCAAGTACTTTGTAGTGAGTTTGTtcattaatatttggtaggacGAAAATTGATGGGTTACTCCCAACAAAAACAGCACTAAAGCAGAAAAAAGACAGATCGCTccagtatataaatataataaacttttatttatatttgtatttgaaaatgtttaagaaataaatacagTATTAATTCAGAATTTGTGTTTGCATATTTTAAATTCTAATATATCACTATAAAAATTCATTCGGCATGCCAATAAAGTGGTTTGTCAACATTTTTAcgcacaaattaaatttaaaattatctgTCGACACGTTTCTAAAAACACTTTCTGGAAGAtgcaatatacaaacatatacaaatCCGTTTTTAGAATGAGTGTAGATTTGAAGCAAATTCTCCTTTTTGTTAGCCAGAAACATTTCGATTtgaactatttattttattttgaacaatacAGTTTTGGAAAACAAGGGACATGAGGTCAATGAAAAATAgaaggtctgttcatgaagcaaatagttggtaacaattgttacaaattatcacgTTTTAGTGTTCATGTACCCAAacaacttgcaaagtaggggaaagtgagagagcaaaatgttatttcattttgaggggaagttgcaagtttttactggataaatttttgACTTGTAAGAAACAGGAAACAGGAAAACGGGAAACGAGGAAAACAGTTgatagcaaagtaaaaataaacacgaattaaaatttgcgaattgtaATTACTAATGGACTGTTCTTCATCTGACAAAATGAAAGCATGTCATTCCGAAGCTCgttgttttgcattttatttgcttttttttatttaatacgaggtagctcatgtgaaaaaatgtttaatttttgtgatttttgttgccaacaatttaatcagctattcgtaaaacttgcaaattgttactgggTTTTCGtgtatgtactttttttttgatatttttctctttgagagagaattctcggaaattaagttactggataatttttacatgaacaaacCTAATATGAGCTCTTTCGAGTTGCAAACACAACCACGGTGTTACACGATTTTTTAAGTATCCTGTTTGATGTGAAATTCTGCCAACTTCGGTGAAAGTATAACATGCTAACTGTCCCAAATTAGGTCATTGTTGCGCACAAAGGCTCTTAAATCTGtaacataaaaattttgtttgcatgattgcttcgttttttttctttgtcattttattgaaattaattgtaAATTATCGTAAATATGAACCAAATTTATCAAGGAAAGTATTTATAGGAAACTCCATACATTTTATTTACGTGTTTACCCTCGTGTGTTTACCCTATTTGTCGAAAATAAGTGCTGAACATCAGAAAAGTATTGGCCTAGCATTTGCAACAGGGTTGCAGAAGTTTACAGGTGctgcaatatatatatatatgtccgGCCTCACTCCTCCTCTTATTGGTGGcttgcatcttgatgttgttctacaattAGAGGGActgacagttttaagccgactccgaacggcaaacggttttgatttttatgacgaattttttcatggcttaaatacactcagaggtttgctattacctgccgaggggcgaccgctattagaaaaaaaatttttctatcattttgctgtttcatgcacggagaatcgaacctacgcactcccgaatggtacgGCTTCAGCGACCACGATACTGCTACTTTAATTACGTGCTTGAACAAGCTCTATTTTTGGCTGCTACTAAATATCTAATTTTCGTTAACACAGTTGCACACAGATTAACAACAGTTATCCCTTTCTTTCTTCAAGccctttttcgaaatattataatattaattagGAACGAGAGGAAAACATTTCCACCgagatttgaattttattttgcgtagaaatgattgaaaacccatagaaacaaaaaaaaaaaaaatatgttgctctGTAGTTAATTAACTAGTATGTTAAAAAAGTATACCAAACATCCATAACTATAAATTATCtgtatgaaatatatttctatttatttatcaaattcaaattgatcTACTTTTCAGCTAGCCTCTTTACACTAACTTCCATTACCTCTTCCAAACAACTTAACTCAAtagttaactatttttattggaAGTTTTCTTATTACCATATTCAATAGGTGGTTTACAGTCGTAAAACACTTAAATTGTAGTAGGTGGTTGTATTGTGCTTCTAGGAATTTTCTGCTTCAATATACGAAGCGGTAAACGTTTAAGAAATTCTAAGACATTCCTTTCGGTGTTATAGTAAATCTTAATTCAACTTATATAGTCAACTGACTTTTTCCTATTTCATCATTGTCAGAAATATTCTAATGTAGTTACTATTTAAAAGGTCACATAAATATTAATGTAAGGtatttaagtaaattctaaagGGTCCTCCACTTACGTTGCTATAGTTCACAGACATCTTGTATGTAtattcttatataatatatgcacatatatttgcTAGCATTTTTCAAATACATCTGAACTTTGCTCGGTTTTATTCACTTAAATAGTAACAATTCAGTTCTTTCAATGAACATGATATTGTAAAAATACATACGCCTATATAAAGGTTACAATCTTAGAATCTTATCGGTTGTACGTTTCATTTTGTGTACGTTTGtgcattttgataaaatttgtaataatgtTTGCTCGCATGAGTGTGCACGCGAGTGCTTGTTCGACATTTGAGTTAATTGGACTTTGGATGTGTTTGTGCTTCGGAACCATATGATGACGCTTTGCTGATTTTTGACATATTAATCGATTTCACCATAAGTATGTAGACTGAATAGAAATAAatcccataaaatattttacaattacaTCTATTGCATGCGGTACTTACTTGCCAAAAGTATGCCGACAGCAATCGAAAGCCCAATCCAGTTTTGTGACAAAAATGAAGATACTAAATAGTAGAGTATTAACGATATCGAGAATACTGCCCAAAGAATGAAATTCAACATATTATATGGGCGATATTTAAAGCGCATAACAGGAACTTCCTTAAAGCCAGACGTTTCAAAGAAGCTGCCTGTTGTGTGGAAGCTATCGATAATGCGATCTTTCTCGCGGAACAAGTTTTGAAGCCACTCAGCAGCCTCCACCTCATTTTCAGGTACATCCTCAAGTGGAATGCGACGTATGAATATGTAAGCTTCTACCGGCAGTCCGTTTAGTAGAGAGGAAATAGTCGGTGGATTCTACACAATTTacgacattaaaaaacaaattagattAATTATATCTCTTCTATTTCTAATAATCCACATACCTTTGCATCCTTTTTGAAGGCCAAATTAATGTCATAAATAGCTGGACAACGACCACGTAAGGTAGGCAAGCTTGCAGTGAAACCCTTTGTGCGCGGTATTAAGTGGTGTTTCAACAAAGGCATGCCACGCTCTTGCGCGAACTTAACAGAAGCTTCGTGCTTCTTCTGCGTAAATCTAGTGCCCTCAGCATTCAACAGCAACCACACAGGATCTGGATAGGCAAACACTTCTTTCAGCTGGCGTGCAATTATCTCTTTATCCTTGTCGAACGAACGCTCCAAAAAGACAAATTCCGCGAAATACCAAGCCCAACCAATTGCAGGCACATATGCAATGGCTTTCTTGGCATAAGCCTTGCAGTTGCCCAAAACACCATTCTTTTCTGTAAACATCCAACCGGCCAGCCAGTCAATTTCATATGTATGATTCATTATAAGCATGGTATGCTCCTTCCCACTATACTTCTTAAAGTCATATGGATCCATGTAAATATCTaatttactattcgaataccatTCAGCAACAAAGAGTAGCTCTAATGAAAAAGTAAGTTTAATGATGGAACTATTTTTTGTGACTCGTAAGGTAGTTAGATATTGCGTAAGCACTTACGGGAGTTCAGCGAATAGCAGAGGTAATACATGATGCGTCTGAATAGCACGACATTGAAAGGTTTCAAGCCCACATGCAATATTAACTGCACTAGATTTATCACCAGACCAGATATAAAGAAAGTTATGGCAATGCATAAGTGTATCAGTCTTAACCTTTTAAGCGCCGCAAGTGAAGACATGATTTATGTAATGCTGGTGAAGGCGCTTATTCAAACCTAGTttctgcaaaatatttaaaggaaatataatatatttataattattaagaaGATGTGCGCAAAAGTAAATGTAATTTTATCAAACATTTTCGAGAAAGAGACATAAAACACAGCTTCTCTCTCAGACCCACcgtagtttttgtaaaatttcaataatactaATTAGCGATTATTACACCACCGATCGCCACAATTTAAACAAAAGTACTGAAGTTTACGCCGTATAGCTATTCATTAAAGGTATCCAAGCAAAATTATAGCTAAAAGTTATTAATACTGAAGAAGCCAGCAAGAAATCTAAAAGATATCGCTTGCATAGAGAAAGTCCAGAAAGTCATTTTAAACGACAGAAACATTTAAGGCAATAAAAGTGGTTATAAAACATATGTAGGTACTAATACTATAtagatgcatatatatgtatgtgtgcatcgCGTATGTTGATAGGCGAATAATGTGAACTCTGTGATGCCGCCGCGCACCATCTCACATAATTAATAatcgttaaataaaaattatgattagAGCTATTCATTATTAATTTAGATAAGCAAAGTCTAAACTGCTATCAAAATAAAACCCTATTTGACAAAAATATGTAATCGACAATTTACTatgtcctgccataagttctgttacaagttaagtcctttataaatatgaaattgtcATACTTTCTTTaataaagttagttttatttaaacatgtaaatattaaaaacaaaattttaattttcatgcgaaatgttcaccatttgcttttacaaaagccttcaaacgattaggccattcagcttttGTGACACGCACCCTGAATATTGacatcgctgctcgaaccaaagattgtttatgttgttgttgttgttgaagtggttgaatatttccactgaaatactcctaattagtgaccagtaccgttttactaccactgtctcttgtgatgatgtattttttttgtttttttttttcaagtcagATTCATTTAGCGAGGTCCAAGTATAATAGCagatcctttatctcgatgtctgagattttttaagactctccaaatttctgtgttGTTTTTACTCTTTGGGCTATAAAAGTCCGCATCtggctggaagatccaacgctctccattgaaacgagtactgctcaactgctgcACCACACCTTCTGAGATATATTCCATGCCCAGGTCTTAGCCTCTTTCtcgcagaaatgaagacatGAAGGCCTTTACAGGACACTTCTGACCAAACCATTACGGCGGTTTGATGGTGGCCACACTGAacacttggaacaacattttttgcgtctttagaagttttaataTCGATTtggtcgttttgcttattaaaaacttattcaatagtgaacattttctcatctgtgaaaggGAATATTTTgttggccgttgaccgcgtgccaccgaagaagctgttttcatctgtcgagtctaattttcctCAAGCGCTTTGTCAAAGGataaccagttgagcgacggaagactTTCATATGGAGATTATCCCTAATTAGTCTTGAAATGGATCTGGTAGAAACAttaatttccctggacatgattttttgctttctaagAGGATTTCCCCTTTTGCCTCTAGACTCAACTtatcgaaacagcaagttttctGGGCCTACCGTCAGacgagctagacgaagacggccGATAGTATACATGGCACTGACAGGATTTAGTAAGCTGCTACTACAACCACAAGAAcgataaattctattaaaactcTCATTCGCTTCAATAAGCACTAATTTCAGGCTTTGATAAGGCTAACTAGCCTGCATGGCTGCACCTATGAAAATCGTGCGcgagcagttaaaaaaattgtgctacatcaaaatttacaattgattcAGGGTATTTTCGATTTGGATCTTATAACTGAAGGTTCAGGCTTCAGTTTAAGGCTAGGTAGAAGCTTCCATCACCTCAGGTTTATCCACTACATTTGgtcaaaaatggtcaaaaacacgtttttttgactttttgaactaatttttttcaaaatcttgacgtgatggaaactttttaaggtcagattcgtattcagcgatgaaaaatctataagatAGGCCGGGTCCGATGCTTGAATcagaaaaataatcattttttgtcGACCAGTGTTATTATTCGTTGTGAATATCAGTAATagagaaaaaagaaatgcaaagctaaaatttaacttaatttattcCTTACATTTTCCAGCAATAAGAAAAGATGCTGGCAAGTGGCAGCAACCTCGCGAAAGAGAAATAGAAATATGGGGCGAGAAGATCAATGAAATAGTTTACGTGGCTGCTGTAAAAAGAGCCACATACTATTAGAAATAGCAGAGTAGTTGAAGAataacataataattttttcacaatatcGTTTTTTCggcttctattattattattcgcgtaccgtagccgaatgattggtgcgtgactaccattcgaaaaaacggagaacgtaggtttgaatctcagtgaaacaccaaaatgaagaaaattttttttctaattgcggtcgctcctcggcagacaatcgcaaacttccgagtgtatttttgccatgaaaaagctcctcataaaaaatatctggcgttcggagtcggcttaaaactgtaggttcatccatttgtggaacaacattacgatacacgtcacaaataggaggaggagcttgtcaaacacccaataaggttgtaagcgccaattataaagggttttccaataagaggtgttgttttgataaaagatcaatggtttcgttgcttgtgcggcaTGTAGCGCcgacttgttgaaaataaacgttgtccagatcaataccatccaattccggtcataaaacagcgttaatcatctctcgataccgcaatccattcaccgtaactgttgctccagcttcattttcgaaaaaggaaggtccaatgactccaccGAACCATaggtaaaccgcaccaaacagtcgcgctttg is from Anastrepha ludens isolate Willacy chromosome 4, idAnaLude1.1, whole genome shotgun sequence and encodes:
- the LOC128860344 gene encoding 1-acyl-sn-glycerol-3-phosphate acyltransferase gamma-like, with amino-acid sequence MSSLAALKRLRLIHLCIAITFFISGLVINLVQLILHVGLKPFNVVLFRRIMYYLCYSLNSQLLFVAEWYSNSKLDIYMDPYDFKKYSGKEHTMLIMNHTYEIDWLAGWMFTEKNGVLGNCKAYAKKAIAYVPAIGWAWYFAEFVFLERSFDKDKEIIARQLKEVFAYPDPVWLLLNAEGTRFTQKKHEASVKFAQERGMPLLKHHLIPRTKGFTASLPTLRGRCPAIYDINLAFKKDAKNPPTISSLLNGLPVEAYIFIRRIPLEDVPENEVEAAEWLQNLFREKDRIIDSFHTTGSFFETSGFKEVPVMRFKYRPYNMLNFILWAVFSISLILYYLVSSFLSQNWIGLSIAVGILLAIYILMVKSINMSKISKASSYGSEAQTHPKSN